One genomic window of Sulfurovum lithotrophicum includes the following:
- the cysC gene encoding adenylyl-sulfate kinase, translating into MYRETNQRSIVKGISWRVVATTTTILIVYFFFDRLDLAIAAGLIETVLKVALYWGHEKIWQRIHWGKKKIDPFNLWFTGLPLSGKTTIADKVYTELEKLHIPIERIDSKDIRDLIPDIGYTREDRNRHMHRIGFLIQRLQKNSISTVATFVSPYTESRKAIREMVKNNIVIYVKADIETCKSRDYKGVYDRAMKGELKNFSGINDVYEEPQHAEITVDTNKLSADEAAEIIAKYVKKHYVK; encoded by the coding sequence ATGTACAGAGAGACCAACCAGCGTTCGATCGTCAAGGGGATCAGCTGGAGGGTTGTGGCCACGACCACGACCATCCTGATCGTCTATTTTTTCTTTGACCGGCTGGATCTTGCTATTGCTGCAGGATTGATCGAAACGGTCCTCAAAGTAGCTCTCTACTGGGGACATGAAAAAATATGGCAGAGAATCCACTGGGGAAAGAAGAAGATAGACCCTTTCAACCTCTGGTTCACAGGCTTGCCGCTCTCGGGAAAAACCACGATCGCGGATAAGGTCTATACTGAGCTGGAGAAACTGCATATCCCTATTGAACGTATCGATTCGAAAGATATCCGAGACCTGATCCCCGATATCGGCTATACGCGGGAGGACAGGAACAGACATATGCACCGTATCGGTTTTCTGATTCAGAGACTGCAGAAAAATTCCATTTCTACGGTAGCGACCTTTGTCTCTCCCTATACGGAATCACGCAAAGCGATACGGGAGATGGTCAAGAACAATATTGTGATCTATGTCAAAGCCGATATAGAAACCTGCAAATCCCGTGACTATAAGGGGGTCTATGACAGAGCGATGAAGGGTGAATTGAAAAACTTTTCCGGCATCAATGATGTCTATGAAGAACCACAGCATGCGGAGATCACGGTAGATACGAACAAGTTAAGTGCAGATGAAGCTGCAGAGATCATAGCAAAATACGTAAAGAAACATTATGTCAAATGA
- the rfbC gene encoding dTDP-4-dehydrorhamnose 3,5-epimerase, whose protein sequence is MNFIRTEIEDVVIVEPAIHGDERGYFVETFRQDKLSEFLGYTIDFCQDNESKSSYGVLRGLHYQLPPHAQTKLVRVIQGRVLDVAVDIRKGSPTFGQHVAVELSGENKRQLLVPRGFAHAFIVLADDTIFAYKVDAYYSPECDRGISYADKDLGIEWPMPLEEIKLSEKDTRQPELYETDDLFEYGVNYYA, encoded by the coding sequence ATGAACTTTATACGTACAGAGATCGAAGATGTTGTGATAGTTGAACCTGCGATTCATGGTGATGAGCGAGGATATTTTGTAGAAACATTCAGGCAGGATAAACTTTCCGAATTTCTGGGATACACAATAGATTTTTGTCAGGACAATGAATCCAAAAGTTCTTATGGTGTTCTTAGAGGGTTGCATTATCAACTCCCACCTCATGCACAGACAAAGCTGGTACGTGTTATACAGGGACGTGTTCTGGATGTTGCTGTGGATATTCGTAAAGGAAGCCCGACTTTTGGACAACATGTTGCCGTTGAATTGAGCGGTGAGAACAAACGCCAGCTTCTGGTTCCCCGGGGATTTGCGCATGCATTCATCGTATTGGCCGATGATACGATATTTGCCTATAAAGTGGATGCCTACTACTCTCCGGAGTGTGACAGAGGCATTTCCTATGCCGACAAAGATTTGGGGATTGAATGGCCTATGCCTTTGGAAGAGATAAAGCTTTCAGAGAAAGATACCAGGCAACCGGAACTGTATGAGACAGATGATCTGTTTGAATACGGTGTGAACTACTATGCCTAA
- the cysN gene encoding sulfate adenylyltransferase subunit CysN: MSQENNKIAMDIEGYLKEHENKDMLRFLTCGSVDDGKSTLIGRMLYDSKMIFDDQLSAAEGESKKYGTTGEKIDMALLVDGLQSEREQGITIDVAYRFFATENRKFIIADTPGHEQYTRNMVTGASTADVAIILIDARKGILTQTRRHSFIVNLLGIEHVIVAINKMDLVDFSEEVYNDISKAYGVLADELGIKNTYYIPVSALEGDNVVDKSEKMPWYTGMPLLGLLDSMDISKEQTAENFRLPVQYVNRPNLDFRGFCGTIAAGEVKVGDEITVLPSGKTTKVKSIINAGDITEDNRTATTQFAYAPMAVTITTEDEVDISRGDMIVHTKSLPRVSNSLKVMLVWMDETPMEVGRSYDIKRATSVVSGAFEHINYKVDVNTYEREQVHSLGLNDIASCKMVLTQPIAADAYEMNRLTGSFIVVDRITNNTVGAGMIVGVSRREEDAAKLSEKEYTDAERALNQYIRENFPEWECKVV, from the coding sequence ATGTCACAAGAGAACAACAAAATAGCGATGGATATAGAGGGATACCTCAAAGAACATGAGAACAAGGACATGCTGCGTTTCCTGACCTGCGGGTCGGTAGATGACGGAAAGAGTACATTGATCGGGCGTATGCTTTATGATTCAAAGATGATCTTTGACGATCAGCTTTCAGCGGCGGAAGGTGAGAGCAAGAAGTATGGGACCACCGGCGAGAAGATCGATATGGCTCTGCTTGTAGACGGACTTCAGAGCGAACGGGAACAGGGGATTACGATCGATGTCGCCTACAGATTCTTTGCAACCGAGAACCGAAAGTTTATCATCGCGGACACTCCGGGCCATGAACAGTACACCAGAAATATGGTGACAGGTGCTTCTACCGCGGATGTGGCGATCATTCTTATCGATGCACGCAAGGGGATATTGACGCAGACAAGACGACACAGTTTCATCGTGAACCTGCTCGGTATAGAACATGTGATCGTTGCGATCAACAAGATGGACCTTGTGGATTTCAGCGAGGAGGTTTATAACGACATCTCCAAAGCCTATGGTGTACTGGCAGATGAACTGGGGATCAAAAATACCTATTATATCCCCGTTTCTGCGCTGGAAGGGGACAATGTAGTCGATAAAAGCGAGAAGATGCCATGGTATACCGGCATGCCGCTGCTTGGACTGCTGGACAGTATGGATATCTCCAAAGAACAGACGGCGGAGAATTTCAGACTTCCCGTACAGTACGTCAACCGTCCGAACCTTGATTTCAGAGGTTTCTGCGGGACCATAGCCGCAGGTGAAGTGAAAGTGGGTGATGAGATCACAGTGTTGCCTTCAGGAAAAACGACCAAAGTGAAGAGTATTATCAATGCGGGTGACATTACCGAAGACAATAGAACGGCGACAACCCAATTCGCCTATGCGCCTATGGCCGTGACCATTACGACCGAAGATGAGGTCGATATCTCGCGTGGTGATATGATCGTACATACGAAGAGTCTGCCGAGAGTATCGAACTCACTCAAGGTCATGCTGGTATGGATGGACGAGACACCTATGGAAGTCGGAAGATCTTACGATATCAAGCGGGCTACTTCAGTCGTATCGGGTGCCTTTGAACATATCAACTATAAGGTCGATGTCAATACCTATGAGAGAGAGCAGGTGCACAGTCTCGGCCTGAATGATATCGCTTCGTGCAAAATGGTCCTGACACAGCCGATCGCAGCGGATGCGTATGAAATGAACCGCCTGACGGGATCATTTATTGTCGTGGACAGGATCACCAACAATACTGTCGGTGCAGGAATGATCGTCGGTGTGAGCAGACGTGAAGAGGATGCCGCAAAGCTGTCGGAAAAAGAGTATACCGATGCAGAGAGAGCGTTGAACCAGTATATCAGAGAGAACTTCCCTGAATGGGAATGTAAAGTCGTCTAA
- the rfbA gene encoding glucose-1-phosphate thymidylyltransferase RfbA → MKGIILAGGSGTRLYPITKGVSKQLVPIYDKPMIYYPLSVLMLAGIKEVLIISTPQDLPRFEELLGDGSNIGMQFSYMAQPSPDGLAQAFLLGESFIGDDNVCLILGDNIFYGHALTELLKKSIANAEIEDKATVYGYYVSDPERYGVAEFDTRGNVVSLEEKPKYPKSNYAVVGLYFYPNDVVKKAKEVNPSDRGELEITTLNQMYLEEERLRVKLMGRGYAWLDTGTHESLLEASQFIQTIEKRQSLKVACIEEIAYEMGYISKEQLLTLAEPLKKSNYGQYLIQRAQ, encoded by the coding sequence ATGAAAGGTATTATTTTAGCGGGGGGATCCGGGACAAGACTCTATCCGATTACTAAAGGTGTGAGCAAGCAGTTGGTCCCCATTTATGATAAACCGATGATTTACTATCCTCTTTCTGTACTCATGCTTGCAGGGATCAAAGAAGTGCTGATTATCTCTACACCGCAGGATCTCCCGAGATTTGAAGAATTACTGGGCGACGGAAGCAATATCGGTATGCAGTTCTCTTATATGGCACAGCCGTCTCCTGACGGGTTGGCACAGGCCTTTTTACTGGGAGAATCGTTCATTGGCGATGATAATGTCTGTCTTATTCTGGGGGACAATATATTTTACGGTCATGCATTGACGGAACTGTTGAAAAAAAGTATTGCAAATGCTGAAATAGAGGATAAAGCAACCGTGTACGGGTATTATGTCAGTGACCCTGAACGTTACGGTGTAGCGGAGTTTGATACAAGGGGTAATGTTGTCTCTTTGGAGGAGAAACCGAAATACCCCAAAAGCAATTATGCCGTGGTAGGACTGTATTTTTATCCGAATGATGTCGTGAAGAAAGCCAAGGAAGTGAATCCTTCAGATCGCGGTGAGCTCGAGATCACTACACTGAACCAAATGTATCTTGAGGAGGAAAGACTTCGGGTGAAACTCATGGGTAGAGGATACGCATGGCTCGATACGGGTACACACGAGTCTCTGCTTGAAGCAAGCCAGTTCATACAGACCATTGAGAAGAGACAATCTCTGAAGGTAGCCTGTATCGAAGAGATTGCGTATGAGATGGGGTATATTTCCAAAGAGCAGTTACTTACCCTGGCAGAGCCGTTGAAGAAGAGCAATTATGGTCAGTATCTTATTCAAAGAGCGCAATAG
- the cysC gene encoding adenylyl-sulfate kinase, whose protein sequence is MSNENIVWHDHHVTKEERAAIKTQKPCILWFTGLSGSGKSTVANAVESRLLALKKHTYLLDGDNIRMGLNRGLTFSDEDRVENIRRIGEVSKLFVDAGTIVLTAFISPFQKERDAVRALVEKDEFIEIFIDTPIAVCESRDPKGLYEKARKGEIPNFTGISSPYEAPAEAEIHVKTEDQTIAESAEQVIGYLKEKGYINAG, encoded by the coding sequence ATGTCAAATGAGAATATTGTATGGCATGACCATCATGTCACCAAAGAGGAACGTGCCGCCATTAAAACACAAAAACCCTGTATACTCTGGTTTACAGGGCTGAGCGGTTCCGGAAAATCCACCGTTGCGAATGCAGTTGAGAGCAGACTGCTTGCACTGAAAAAGCACACCTATCTGCTGGATGGGGACAATATCCGTATGGGGCTCAATAGAGGTTTGACCTTTTCAGATGAGGACAGGGTAGAGAATATACGCCGTATCGGTGAAGTTTCCAAGCTTTTTGTGGATGCGGGGACTATCGTTCTGACAGCGTTTATCTCTCCCTTTCAAAAAGAGAGAGATGCGGTACGTGCACTGGTGGAGAAAGATGAATTTATTGAAATTTTCATAGATACACCGATAGCAGTCTGTGAATCGCGAGATCCCAAAGGTTTGTACGAAAAAGCGCGTAAAGGAGAAATTCCGAACTTTACAGGTATTTCTTCTCCATATGAAGCCCCTGCAGAAGCTGAAATACATGTTAAAACAGAAGATCAGACTATCGCCGAATCGGCGGAGCAGGTTATCGGATATTTAAAAGAAAAAGGTTACATAAATGCTGGATAA
- the cysQ gene encoding 3'(2'),5'-bisphosphate nucleotidase CysQ, whose amino-acid sequence MLDKIDLNDIQKIAQDAGNTIMEIYNRDFSIEYKDDKSPLTEADTASHEVIMEGLEKYGIPVMSEEGKTITYDERKGWEYYWCVDPIDGTKEFIKKNGEFTVNIALIHKDTPVLGVVYAPALGDMYKAKKGEGAFKNDQKLPLCSNPDQKEKMSVVASKSHLSEETQAFIDALDTRNIEQVSKGSSLKLCMVAEGEADIYPRLAPTMEWDTAAADAVVRESGKMTCQFENDRPVVYNKENLLNPWFVVK is encoded by the coding sequence ATGCTGGATAAAATCGATTTAAACGATATTCAAAAGATCGCGCAGGATGCAGGCAATACCATTATGGAGATATATAACAGAGATTTTTCCATCGAATATAAAGATGACAAGTCCCCGTTGACCGAGGCAGATACGGCTTCTCATGAAGTGATCATGGAGGGGTTGGAGAAGTACGGCATACCTGTGATGTCCGAAGAGGGAAAGACCATCACCTATGATGAGAGAAAAGGGTGGGAATACTACTGGTGTGTCGATCCCATAGACGGGACAAAAGAATTCATTAAGAAAAACGGTGAATTTACGGTCAATATTGCGTTGATCCATAAAGATACACCGGTTCTGGGGGTAGTTTATGCCCCGGCGCTGGGAGATATGTACAAAGCTAAAAAAGGAGAGGGTGCTTTTAAGAATGACCAAAAGCTTCCTCTGTGCAGCAATCCTGACCAGAAAGAAAAAATGAGTGTTGTTGCATCCAAATCCCATCTTTCCGAAGAGACACAGGCTTTTATCGATGCACTTGATACGCGAAATATTGAACAGGTATCCAAAGGAAGTTCTCTGAAACTTTGTATGGTGGCTGAGGGAGAAGCCGATATTTATCCTAGGCTTGCTCCTACGATGGAGTGGGATACGGCAGCAGCCGATGCAGTCGTAAGAGAAAGTGGAAAGATGACCTGTCAGTTTGAAAATGACAGACCTGTAGTCTACAATAAAGAGAATCTTTTGAATCCCTGGTTCGTGGTAAAATAA
- a CDS encoding glycosyltransferase family 4 protein, which yields MVPAIKEKEKGRKKRALIFTSLPLTHVGGIEKVNLQIMNMLQDAGWEVDTRSYYDLDVEKLQKGLSEGNIMVYYDHFLLAGTYDWRSYDLVVTNDSVGGVCHTTEHTKVITLVHAVFAVGFNMLEQNLAQDYNSKVRAYAEAASFRNKDQVISVSKKVQTELKEHFDADSIVINNGFDFDLFLPSGKKELNIRKEHGIPENAIVGLYAGRWSTQEKRPDITLKLAKKFPDIYWVFATDKPVRGSDEMKNVIVLHNIPYEKMPALYEEVDFTMQLSLYEGFSNFAIESIASKVPMISTRTGIIDEVYSGTDMESLLIEQSISRDVILKQAEEKVRKLFEGREFYKKASETLYTSAKKRFSLERWREQMRKVLSI from the coding sequence ATGGTCCCGGCCATAAAAGAGAAAGAAAAGGGAAGAAAAAAAAGAGCACTGATTTTCACATCTTTACCACTGACGCATGTTGGAGGGATTGAAAAAGTGAATTTGCAGATCATGAATATGCTCCAGGATGCCGGCTGGGAAGTAGATACGAGAAGCTATTATGACCTGGATGTCGAAAAACTGCAGAAAGGACTCAGTGAGGGGAATATCATGGTCTACTATGATCATTTTCTGCTGGCAGGTACCTATGACTGGCGTTCGTATGACCTTGTAGTGACGAATGATTCGGTGGGCGGTGTATGTCATACGACTGAACATACCAAGGTGATCACATTGGTACATGCAGTCTTTGCAGTAGGTTTTAATATGCTTGAACAAAACCTTGCCCAAGATTATAATTCCAAGGTCAGAGCCTATGCGGAAGCAGCCAGTTTTCGCAATAAAGACCAGGTGATCTCTGTTTCCAAAAAAGTACAGACAGAGCTGAAAGAACATTTTGATGCAGATAGTATCGTTATCAATAACGGATTCGATTTTGACCTTTTTTTGCCTTCTGGGAAAAAAGAACTGAATATCAGAAAAGAGCATGGTATTCCCGAGAATGCAATCGTGGGTCTTTATGCCGGCCGATGGTCTACTCAGGAGAAAAGACCGGATATTACACTGAAACTTGCGAAAAAGTTCCCTGATATCTATTGGGTATTTGCTACAGACAAACCTGTACGAGGTTCTGATGAAATGAAAAATGTAATCGTGCTCCATAATATTCCTTATGAAAAAATGCCGGCGTTATATGAAGAGGTAGATTTTACAATGCAGCTTTCTCTCTATGAAGGTTTTAGCAATTTCGCTATTGAGAGTATTGCAAGCAAAGTACCGATGATAAGTACAAGGACTGGCATTATTGATGAAGTTTATAGCGGTACGGATATGGAATCACTTCTGATAGAGCAGAGTATTTCACGAGATGTCATTTTAAAGCAGGCTGAAGAGAAGGTCCGTAAACTCTTTGAGGGACGTGAGTTCTATAAGAAAGCCAGTGAAACACTTTATACGAGCGCAAAGAAACGCTTTTCTCTTGAGCGCTGGAGAGAACAAATGAGAAAAGTCTTGAGTATTTAA
- a CDS encoding trypsin-like serine peptidase, protein MNRYIQGLIAGGICTAIAITSAGAENGVVVHRIQNKTAINLDYAHAIAMPLPLVSGDESTIEFEIASTLSEGEPGVSKGSAGPVENIRAFISKVPESETEESDRDVTPMEFGTTSHPFSTTRVDVYGNKISYRYPYRAAGKLFFKIGSSTYVCSASLIKPGLVVTAAHCVSEFGQNEIFSDFEFIPAYYKGIAPYGKWKASHVTVKESYLDGTDHCAVTGPGVVCENDVAIITLKPVLYQGEATYAGDLTGWLSYGWDGWGYTTFNKFGDNSVVQLTQLGYPVSHDSGRMMQRTDSTGYVSGINASNTIIGSRQTGGSSGGPWIANLGEIATLSGTFVGSDSTSNTVLGVTSWGYTTNGPKEMGASPFTSTNIVELVDGACADTPSACSE, encoded by the coding sequence ATGAACAGATATATACAGGGTCTTATTGCGGGCGGTATCTGCACAGCCATTGCAATAACGAGTGCAGGAGCGGAGAACGGGGTGGTTGTCCATAGGATTCAAAACAAAACAGCAATAAACCTGGATTATGCACATGCGATTGCTATGCCTCTGCCTCTGGTCTCGGGAGATGAATCCACGATTGAGTTTGAGATAGCAAGTACCCTTTCAGAGGGGGAACCTGGTGTCAGCAAAGGGTCTGCAGGACCTGTTGAGAATATCAGGGCATTCATTTCAAAAGTACCCGAGTCAGAGACAGAAGAAAGTGATCGGGATGTAACACCTATGGAATTTGGAACAACATCACACCCGTTCAGTACAACAAGGGTCGATGTCTACGGTAATAAAATTTCATACAGATATCCTTATAGAGCGGCAGGAAAACTTTTTTTCAAAATAGGCTCTTCAACTTATGTCTGCTCAGCTTCACTGATTAAACCGGGTCTTGTTGTTACTGCAGCACACTGTGTCTCTGAGTTCGGTCAAAATGAGATATTTTCTGATTTCGAATTTATTCCTGCCTATTATAAAGGGATCGCTCCCTATGGTAAATGGAAAGCAAGCCATGTGACGGTCAAGGAGTCATATCTGGATGGAACGGATCACTGTGCGGTGACCGGTCCCGGAGTTGTATGCGAGAACGATGTAGCGATCATTACATTGAAACCTGTCTTATACCAGGGTGAAGCAACGTATGCAGGTGATCTTACCGGTTGGCTTAGTTATGGTTGGGACGGATGGGGATATACCACATTCAATAAATTTGGTGACAACTCCGTGGTACAACTCACACAGTTGGGATATCCTGTTTCCCATGATTCAGGTCGTATGATGCAGCGTACCGATTCTACAGGTTATGTATCGGGGATCAATGCTTCCAATACCATTATAGGCTCACGTCAAACCGGTGGTAGCAGTGGGGGACCCTGGATAGCAAATCTAGGAGAAATAGCAACACTGTCAGGTACATTTGTCGGAAGTGACAGTACATCCAATACCGTGCTGGGAGTTACAAGTTGGGGATATACTACCAATGGACCGAAAGAAATGGGGGCAAGTCCATTCACTAGCACAAATATCGTGGAATTGGTAGACGGTGCGTGCGCCGATACGCCATCAGCCTGTAGTGAATAG
- the cysD gene encoding sulfate adenylyltransferase subunit CysD, with the protein MTRERLTHLKQLEAESIHILREVAAEFTNPVMMYSVGKDSSVMLHLAMKAFAPSKLPFPLLHVDTKWKFKEMIEFRDQRAKDLGFDLIVHSNPEGDKMNISPFEHGSKVHTDIMKTEGLKQALNEGGYDAIIGGARRDEEKSRAKERIFSFRDKHHRWDPKNQRPELWNIYNTAIQKGESVRVFPISNWTELDVWQYIYLEGIPIPSLYFAKEQDVVEYEGTKIMVDDERMPEELRKKAKKEMVRFRTLGCYPLTGAINSTATTLPEIIKEMLLSTSSEREGRLIDKDQEGAMELKKIEGYF; encoded by the coding sequence ATGACCAGAGAACGATTAACACATTTAAAACAGCTTGAAGCGGAGTCTATACATATCCTGAGGGAGGTTGCCGCCGAATTCACCAATCCGGTGATGATGTATTCGGTGGGAAAAGACTCCTCCGTTATGCTGCATTTGGCGATGAAAGCATTTGCGCCGAGCAAACTGCCGTTTCCGTTGCTGCATGTAGATACCAAATGGAAATTCAAGGAGATGATAGAGTTCCGTGACCAACGTGCCAAGGATCTCGGATTCGACCTGATCGTGCATTCGAACCCCGAGGGTGACAAGATGAATATCTCTCCCTTTGAACACGGCTCCAAGGTGCATACTGACATTATGAAAACGGAAGGCTTGAAGCAGGCGCTCAATGAAGGCGGCTATGATGCGATCATAGGAGGAGCACGTCGTGATGAAGAGAAATCGCGTGCAAAAGAGCGTATTTTCTCTTTCCGTGACAAACACCACAGATGGGACCCGAAAAACCAGCGACCCGAACTTTGGAACATTTACAATACGGCTATCCAAAAAGGTGAGAGTGTACGTGTATTCCCTATCTCAAACTGGACGGAACTGGATGTATGGCAGTACATTTATCTGGAAGGTATCCCTATTCCTTCTCTTTACTTTGCCAAAGAGCAGGATGTCGTAGAGTATGAGGGTACGAAGATTATGGTAGATGACGAACGTATGCCCGAAGAACTCAGAAAAAAAGCCAAAAAAGAGATGGTGCGTTTCAGAACACTGGGATGCTATCCTCTGACCGGTGCCATCAATTCGACAGCGACTACCTTGCCGGAGATCATCAAAGAAATGCTGCTCTCGACAAGCTCGGAAAGAGAAGGCCGACTGATAGACAAGGATCAGGAAGGTGCAATGGAATTGAAAAAAATAGAGGGGTATTTTTAG
- the rfbD gene encoding dTDP-4-dehydrorhamnose reductase: protein MPNILVTGSRGQLGSELRELVNNNAIFHFTDRSVLDITDQDAIKHFCLEKDIEVIINCAAYTAVDKAEEDEENADRINHLAVKYLAQIAKEREIRFVHISTDYVFDGTNFMPYVESNRTNPTSVYGRTKLAGEEAIRKINPDNTVIIRTSWVYSTYGSNFVKTMLRLGKERDTLGVIFDQVGTPTYARDLAQAILDIVPQIENKEVEIYHYSNEGVLSWYDFAKEIMKMAKLECKINPIETKSYPTPAKRPYYSLLNKAKIKETFNLEIPYWKDGLDTCLRTMGERK from the coding sequence ATGCCTAATATACTTGTGACGGGGAGCAGAGGGCAGCTGGGGAGTGAACTTCGTGAACTTGTTAATAATAATGCAATATTTCACTTCACAGATAGAAGTGTATTGGATATAACAGATCAAGATGCAATAAAACATTTTTGCCTTGAAAAAGATATTGAAGTGATTATCAATTGTGCCGCCTATACGGCTGTAGACAAAGCGGAAGAAGATGAGGAGAATGCTGATAGGATCAATCACCTGGCTGTCAAGTATCTGGCACAGATCGCCAAAGAGCGGGAGATCAGATTTGTACATATCTCAACCGATTATGTTTTTGACGGTACGAACTTCATGCCCTATGTTGAAAGTAATAGGACAAACCCCACCAGTGTGTACGGAAGGACCAAGCTGGCAGGGGAAGAAGCAATACGGAAGATCAACCCGGACAATACGGTAATTATCAGAACATCATGGGTTTACAGCACCTACGGCAGCAATTTTGTCAAGACCATGTTGCGTCTGGGGAAAGAAAGAGATACATTGGGAGTAATATTCGATCAAGTGGGTACACCGACCTATGCACGGGACCTGGCACAGGCGATCCTGGATATTGTGCCACAGATAGAGAATAAAGAGGTTGAGATTTATCACTACTCGAACGAGGGGGTGCTCAGTTGGTACGATTTTGCCAAAGAGATCATGAAGATGGCGAAGCTGGAGTGCAAGATCAATCCGATAGAGACAAAGTCCTATCCAACGCCGGCCAAAAGGCCATACTACTCTTTGTTGAATAAAGCAAAGATAAAAGAGACTTTCAATCTGGAAATCCCATACTGGAAAGATGGATTGGATACCTGTCTCAGAACAATGGGTGAAAGAAAATGA
- a CDS encoding class I SAM-dependent methyltransferase yields the protein MNKDDTPEEAEKNVVDYFFRYLYKAPAKVLVVGTGLDLLPKRLMEKGFEYTGISKDKTVIKKSKKRFPDAEFLHTDLKELETETKYDIIIFRESADQGSFSSLFEKAGSLLTEGGEDSGDGYLFREQTKPAQYEKICKYGKKRGFCIKPCRRSFFPDFTRYRIQKISYSYIP from the coding sequence ATGAATAAGGACGATACTCCGGAAGAGGCGGAGAAGAATGTAGTCGATTATTTTTTCAGATATTTGTATAAAGCACCTGCAAAAGTCCTGGTGGTCGGTACAGGGCTGGACCTTCTGCCCAAAAGACTTATGGAGAAAGGGTTCGAGTATACAGGGATTTCCAAAGATAAAACAGTAATCAAAAAGTCAAAGAAACGTTTCCCGGATGCAGAGTTTCTGCATACGGACCTCAAAGAGCTTGAAACAGAGACGAAGTATGACATCATTATTTTCAGAGAGAGTGCCGATCAGGGTTCTTTCTCTTCTCTTTTTGAGAAAGCGGGCAGCCTTTTAACAGAGGGGGGGGAGGATTCTGGTGATGGATACCTTTTCCGGGAACAAACAAAACCCGCGCAATATGAAAAAATTTGTAAATACGGCAAAAAAAGAGGGTTTTGCATTAAACCATGTAGAAGATCTTTCTTCCCTGATTTTACCAGATATAGAATACAAAAGATATCTTATTCGTACATACCGTGA